Proteins encoded within one genomic window of Mycolicibacterium aubagnense:
- a CDS encoding glycosyltransferase codes for MLLTLAKVVREVAAKEPPWLAANRQPLRGSSIGRETPSAANARHLYWLPPPAPRASLEHRRITANTERCDRIDMSFDLIRVCAFGLTDSKKLNKIKLPHAFETEADRFDIVAFDSTSNFGRIVVEHRPQVFITFGEDQESFPELMNAPMELRKRWLHFSVDDVDFSNVAEQILHNYVANATERRFPDQPLVSVFTAAYLTGAKIGRPLSSLLAQSYTNWEWVIYDDSPDDGATFEELRELARSDYRISVHRGDRPSGAIGEVKRRACGLAIGDLLLELDHDDELLPDALFHLVEAHRKYPDAGFFYSDCADILESGENATFPEGWGFGFGSYRGEYHKDSMYLVANSPEVNSKTIRHIVAAPNHFRAWTRQGYRAAGGYNSELHTCEDYELILRTFLTTRMCHIKNWGYIQYNNNLSSGNTQRTRNPEIQRLVRAFMLHYNDRLHERFVELGVDDFIWRDNGVLDWEMKNPENAPYANYVY; via the coding sequence GTGTTGTTGACCTTGGCCAAGGTCGTACGGGAAGTGGCAGCAAAGGAGCCGCCGTGGTTGGCGGCGAACCGCCAGCCTCTCAGGGGTTCGTCCATCGGACGCGAAACCCCTAGTGCTGCAAACGCACGTCATTTATATTGGCTGCCACCACCCGCGCCCCGCGCGAGCCTCGAACATCGACGAATCACGGCCAACACAGAGCGCTGCGACAGGATTGATATGTCATTCGATTTGATTAGAGTCTGCGCATTCGGTTTGACCGACTCGAAAAAACTCAACAAGATAAAATTACCGCACGCGTTCGAGACGGAAGCCGATCGGTTCGACATCGTCGCATTCGACAGTACTTCGAATTTTGGCAGAATCGTTGTAGAACATCGTCCACAAGTTTTCATCACGTTCGGCGAAGACCAGGAGTCCTTTCCTGAACTTATGAACGCGCCAATGGAACTTCGCAAGCGGTGGCTGCACTTCTCCGTCGATGACGTCGATTTCTCAAATGTTGCGGAGCAAATACTTCACAACTACGTCGCCAATGCGACGGAGCGAAGATTTCCGGATCAGCCACTAGTCAGCGTTTTCACCGCCGCGTACCTTACCGGGGCTAAGATCGGTCGCCCTCTTTCGTCGCTCCTTGCACAGTCCTACACGAATTGGGAGTGGGTGATCTACGACGATTCACCCGATGACGGCGCGACTTTCGAAGAGCTGCGAGAACTTGCACGAAGCGATTACCGCATCAGCGTTCACCGAGGTGATCGACCGTCCGGCGCGATCGGCGAAGTGAAGCGACGGGCGTGCGGCCTCGCAATCGGTGACCTGCTGCTCGAGCTGGACCACGACGACGAGTTGCTCCCGGATGCGTTATTTCACCTGGTCGAGGCACACCGAAAGTACCCCGATGCGGGCTTCTTCTACTCGGACTGTGCCGATATCTTGGAAAGCGGGGAGAATGCGACATTCCCCGAAGGCTGGGGCTTCGGATTCGGCAGCTACAGGGGCGAATACCATAAGGACTCCATGTATCTGGTTGCAAATTCTCCTGAAGTTAACTCGAAGACCATTCGCCATATCGTTGCCGCGCCAAACCATTTCAGGGCCTGGACTCGACAAGGATATCGGGCTGCCGGCGGCTACAATTCTGAATTGCACACGTGCGAGGATTACGAACTCATCCTACGGACGTTCCTCACGACCCGCATGTGTCATATCAAGAACTGGGGATACATCCAGTACAACAACAATCTGTCGTCTGGAAACACTCAACGGACCCGAAATCCCGAGATTCAGCGCCTCGTCCGCGCGTTCATGCTCCATTACAACGATCGTCTCCATGAACGCTTCGTCGAATTGGGCGTTGACGACTTCATTTGGCGTGACAACGGCGTTCTTGACTGGGAGATGAAGAACCCCGAAAACGCGCCCTATGCGAACTATGTCTACTAA